One window of the Terriglobia bacterium genome contains the following:
- a CDS encoding protein kinase, with the protein MSLSSGSRLGPYEITAPLGAGGMGEVYRARDPRLGRDVAIKLLPSSLAKDDDRLHRFELEARTVASLNHPNILDLFDIGEYEGSPYLVCELLEGETLRERLKAGALGQRRTVEYGMQIAQGLAAAHDKGIIHRDLKPENIFLTKDGRLKILDFGLAKLAQRETVASASADGLTAAAPTHTTPGVVLGTAGYMSPEQVRGNEVDARTDIFSYGAVLYEMLSGQRAFRGESSIETMNAILKEEPPELDPAALHVSPGLERIVRRCLEKEPQRRFHSSRDVGFALEALSQTTTTTALPVAHRTNWKLFGAMAALLVAAVAIGLLSVRLASNHGPAHVQYFAIPVNNEVSHMAISGDGTMLGFVSVNDVTGQRMLFVQRIGSRTSTVLPGTENALFPFWSPDDKYVGYFANRKLMKISISGGGPQQLASVSTPRGGSWSSKGVIIFSPQSGGPLWRINADGTGLVQLTDKMFAKDEASHRWPQFLPDGNHFIFYGGNFAKIGNRNGIWISSLDGEPKRFLQATYSNAAYVDPGKLLYVGEKGQVLMQDFDPKSGTIRGEARIVAEGVAYDASLYWGAFTVSRNGTLISNTSAAASQSQLTWVDRAGKELGTLGPAGLIFNPAISPDGTRVAEDIDDVTTANVDVWIRDLKSGTATRFTFAPDEEADPVWSPDGTAIAFRRTSSLSLKASNGLEQDHVWVARTLASEDRLPNSWTPDGKTLIYTSPEPRANGDERLMRVSRGESQGTPIFEGAANWANGQVSADGKWLAYMSDESGAWEVYVTNFPGLGGKWQVSQGGGTEPRWRHDGKELFYVNSKGVLTAVPVSTVNGFAVGVPVPLFLLRARMALSSTDCFSYDVTRDGQKFLVNRYISPEHVRPLDIAIGITASEGQK; encoded by the coding sequence ATGAGCCTGTCGAGTGGGTCGAGACTCGGACCGTACGAAATCACTGCGCCGCTTGGGGCCGGCGGAATGGGCGAAGTATACCGAGCGCGCGACCCGAGGCTAGGTCGCGATGTCGCGATCAAGTTGCTGCCATCTTCACTGGCGAAGGACGATGACCGCCTACACCGATTCGAACTCGAGGCCCGCACGGTTGCCTCCCTCAACCATCCCAACATTCTCGACCTGTTCGACATCGGTGAGTATGAAGGCTCTCCCTACCTTGTCTGCGAACTGCTGGAAGGCGAGACGCTGCGGGAACGCCTGAAGGCCGGCGCACTTGGTCAGCGACGCACGGTCGAGTACGGAATGCAGATCGCGCAGGGACTGGCGGCAGCACACGACAAGGGCATCATCCATCGCGACCTGAAGCCGGAGAACATTTTTCTGACCAAAGATGGCAGGCTGAAGATACTGGACTTCGGGTTGGCGAAACTGGCGCAACGTGAAACCGTCGCGAGTGCAAGCGCAGATGGTTTGACCGCAGCCGCTCCGACGCACACGACGCCGGGCGTCGTCCTGGGGACGGCTGGTTATATGTCGCCTGAGCAGGTACGCGGCAATGAAGTCGACGCGCGAACGGATATCTTCAGCTACGGCGCGGTCCTCTACGAAATGCTAAGCGGACAGCGAGCGTTTCGTGGTGAATCGTCGATTGAGACGATGAACGCCATACTCAAAGAGGAACCTCCGGAACTCGACCCCGCCGCACTGCACGTTTCGCCAGGACTGGAACGTATTGTGCGGCGGTGCCTGGAAAAAGAACCGCAGCGGAGATTCCACTCATCCCGCGACGTTGGGTTCGCGCTAGAGGCGCTGTCGCAGACCACGACCACGACTGCCCTGCCGGTTGCTCATCGTACAAACTGGAAACTATTCGGTGCAATGGCAGCGCTCCTTGTCGCGGCGGTTGCAATCGGATTGTTGTCTGTCCGTTTAGCAAGCAATCATGGGCCCGCGCACGTCCAGTACTTCGCGATTCCAGTGAACAATGAAGTCAGCCACATGGCGATCTCTGGCGATGGCACGATGCTGGGGTTTGTATCAGTGAACGATGTGACGGGCCAGCGAATGCTGTTTGTGCAACGGATCGGCTCCCGCACATCAACGGTGCTGCCGGGTACAGAGAACGCACTATTTCCGTTCTGGTCACCTGATGACAAGTACGTCGGGTATTTTGCCAATCGTAAGTTGATGAAAATCTCGATCTCAGGCGGGGGACCGCAGCAGCTAGCTTCGGTCAGCACACCACGCGGAGGAAGTTGGAGTAGCAAGGGCGTGATCATCTTCTCGCCGCAGTCAGGCGGACCGCTCTGGCGTATCAATGCTGACGGAACAGGTTTGGTTCAGTTAACTGACAAGATGTTTGCCAAAGACGAAGCCTCACATCGCTGGCCCCAATTTCTCCCGGACGGCAATCACTTCATCTTTTACGGAGGCAATTTCGCCAAGATCGGTAACCGCAACGGCATCTGGATCAGTTCGCTCGATGGCGAACCGAAGCGGTTTTTGCAAGCTACCTATTCCAACGCAGCGTACGTCGATCCGGGCAAGCTTCTATATGTCGGGGAAAAGGGCCAGGTCCTGATGCAAGACTTTGATCCGAAGAGCGGTACCATTCGCGGCGAGGCGCGTATCGTCGCAGAAGGCGTAGCTTACGACGCATCTCTATACTGGGGGGCTTTCACGGTTTCACGAAATGGAACGTTGATATCGAACACGAGCGCGGCGGCTTCGCAATCGCAGTTAACTTGGGTCGATCGGGCCGGCAAGGAATTAGGGACCTTGGGTCCTGCAGGCTTGATTTTTAATCCTGCCATTTCTCCCGACGGAACACGCGTCGCTGAGGATATTGATGATGTAACAACAGCGAACGTCGATGTCTGGATTCGCGATTTAAAAAGTGGAACAGCGACACGTTTCACATTTGCTCCTGACGAAGAAGCCGACCCAGTATGGTCTCCGGACGGAACCGCGATCGCTTTCCGGAGAACATCCAGTCTGTCGTTGAAAGCCTCCAACGGCCTGGAACAGGATCACGTCTGGGTAGCGCGGACCTTGGCCTCGGAGGACCGGTTGCCGAACTCGTGGACTCCTGACGGCAAGACACTGATTTACACTTCGCCGGAGCCGCGCGCGAATGGAGATGAACGGTTAATGCGGGTCAGCCGCGGGGAATCCCAGGGTACGCCGATCTTCGAAGGCGCTGCCAATTGGGCGAATGGACAAGTTTCCGCGGATGGCAAGTGGCTCGCGTATATGTCCGATGAGTCAGGCGCTTGGGAAGTATATGTAACGAACTTCCCGGGTCTCGGCGGCAAGTGGCAGGTTTCGCAGGGTGGCGGAACCGAACCTCGCTGGCGCCATGACGGTAAAGAGCTCTTCTATGTCAACTCGAAGGGAGTACTGACGGCGGTTCCTGTGAGCACGGTCAATGGCTTTGCGGTTGGAGTTCCCGTGCCGCTGTTTCTGCTGCGCGCCCGAATGGCCCTGTCTTCAACCGATTGCTTCAGCTACGATGTGACCCGGGACGGACAGAAATTTCTGGTGAACCGATACATTTCACCGGAGCACGTCAGGCCGCTGGATATTGCGATCGGGATCACGGCGTCGGAAGGGCAGAAATGA
- a CDS encoding DUF4185 domain-containing protein has protein sequence MLKVSKIVFILLFSTALAAAQSKHFDCTPSFSLKAPWQGADAAYSIPLQDGRVVWIFGDTLYGDKREVTGNEPKMVHNSLGISTCKNGKWNLEYSIKRDANGAFDSFFKPQRSDGTYYWALDGVEYKHELWITLLCVRNKPNSDAFALGFEVCGTDLAHVTGIEKNPQDWKISYSPLVDEAVHANPSASTLIKDNYLYIFTMYEQGNRPQILTRIPVKGLGDPKKNLQYLGSDDKWHDGLDPAKAKVVMEKGASEMSVRYHPELKKWIAVMVDPQIFSDKVIFRTAPSMTGPWTSGDVIYKIPILQKSDPHYDPDTFCYAGKEHPEFEKSGELLFTYVCNTMKPKKLETEPNVYIPQVVSMPMPVPNGAKK, from the coding sequence ATGCTCAAGGTATCCAAAATTGTCTTCATACTACTGTTCTCCACGGCTCTTGCGGCTGCTCAATCCAAACACTTCGATTGCACACCGTCGTTTTCACTGAAAGCCCCCTGGCAGGGTGCCGATGCGGCATACTCCATCCCCCTGCAGGATGGGCGCGTGGTATGGATTTTCGGAGATACCCTTTACGGCGACAAGCGTGAAGTCACCGGGAACGAACCCAAGATGGTGCACAACTCACTGGGGATCTCGACATGCAAGAACGGCAAGTGGAATCTTGAATACTCGATCAAGCGCGATGCAAACGGCGCATTTGACAGCTTTTTCAAACCGCAACGTAGTGACGGCACCTACTACTGGGCGCTGGACGGCGTGGAATATAAACACGAACTGTGGATCACGCTGCTATGCGTGCGCAATAAGCCGAACTCCGATGCCTTTGCGCTTGGGTTTGAGGTCTGCGGGACCGATCTCGCGCATGTGACCGGGATCGAGAAGAATCCGCAGGACTGGAAGATTTCGTACTCGCCGCTCGTGGATGAGGCTGTTCACGCGAATCCGTCCGCTTCAACATTGATCAAGGACAACTATCTCTATATTTTCACGATGTACGAACAGGGGAACCGGCCGCAAATCCTCACGCGCATTCCGGTAAAAGGGCTTGGCGATCCAAAGAAGAACCTGCAGTACTTGGGAAGCGACGATAAGTGGCATGACGGCCTCGATCCAGCCAAAGCCAAGGTTGTGATGGAGAAGGGCGCTTCTGAAATGTCGGTGCGCTACCACCCGGAACTGAAGAAATGGATTGCGGTGATGGTGGATCCGCAGATTTTTTCAGACAAAGTGATCTTTCGCACAGCGCCCAGCATGACCGGCCCATGGACGTCCGGCGACGTGATCTACAAGATTCCAATACTGCAGAAGAGCGATCCTCACTACGATCCCGATACTTTCTGTTACGCTGGCAAAGAACATCCCGAGTTCGAAAAATCTGGCGAGTTACTGTTCACTTACGTCTGCAATACGATGAAGCCTAAGAAGCTCGAAACAGAACCGAACGTCTATATCCCCCAGGTCGTGAGCATGCCCATGCCCGTGCCCAATGGAGCGAAGAAGTAA
- a CDS encoding response regulator transcription factor, which translates to MRILVIEDERRLAGNIARSLRESAGYAVDCSYDGEEGLYMAESNPYDLLILDLMLPHLDGAQILQRLRKSGKDVPVLVLTARDERESVVALLNGGADDYVTKPFDLGELIARAKALIRRGKGHASAALHFGNVEIDTSQQRVYRAGKAVALSAMEYRVLEYLAHRKGAIVSKTELSEHLYDFNWERFSNVIEVYVSGLRRKLEDRNGEMIQTLRGQGYLLRDQE; encoded by the coding sequence ATGCGCATCCTGGTAATTGAAGACGAGCGGCGCCTGGCCGGCAATATCGCTCGAAGTTTGCGTGAGAGTGCCGGTTATGCGGTCGATTGTTCGTACGATGGCGAAGAAGGCCTCTACATGGCCGAGTCAAATCCGTACGACTTGTTGATCCTCGATCTCATGCTCCCGCACCTCGATGGAGCGCAAATACTGCAACGTTTGCGAAAATCGGGGAAAGATGTCCCGGTGCTGGTTCTTACGGCGCGCGATGAACGTGAGTCGGTCGTCGCCTTGCTGAACGGCGGGGCAGACGACTACGTCACCAAGCCATTCGATCTGGGAGAACTGATCGCGCGGGCCAAGGCGCTCATTCGACGCGGCAAAGGACACGCTTCAGCGGCGTTGCACTTCGGGAACGTGGAGATCGATACCAGCCAGCAGCGAGTTTATCGGGCGGGAAAGGCCGTCGCGCTTTCGGCGATGGAGTACCGTGTTCTGGAATATCTTGCTCACCGGAAAGGTGCAATCGTCTCGAAGACCGAACTCTCCGAACATCTGTACGATTTCAACTGGGAGCGCTTCAGCAACGTCATTGAGGTCTACGTATCCGGCCTTCGCCGCAAGCTGGAAGACCGCAACGGGGAGATGATTCAGACTCTGCGCGGCCAAGGTTACCTGTTGCGGGACCAGGAATGA
- a CDS encoding ATP-binding protein, with protein sequence MKQLSITRRLIVSLVLAQLVLTAAVVGLATYLTSWQLRKALDAGLHGRATTIAALVRFSEDEKPTLIFDNSLVPPPLDSEHPDIYEILGSNGSIIAKSPNWQGDLPLPRNTDRSYWTARLGNQQYRVIRLKEISVLDSEGPGTENSATITVFYAASTREIREREWWVAISTFLGSLVLLAIATSTTIWVVRKGLSPLWSLASSAAQVNATDWQLGAADEARSTVELVPLTEAMDRMLATLQEAFLSERELVANVAHEIKTPIAVVKSTLQLALQRPRGAEEYRRQLEHALDDVGRLESLTHSMLRLARAEQLREGNGREKLPPVDIAASCEQSADRWRPIAEAKSVRISVNASNMAEIPGDADDLELIWSNLLDNAIRYSPAGAEVRVSVARGDGRVRVEVADQGPGIGEEELQRIFHRFHRSDASRSRETGGYGLGLAIAKAMVEAYGGSITAENCSDAGAKFSVELPAK encoded by the coding sequence ATGAAGCAGCTCTCCATAACGCGACGCCTCATCGTCTCGCTAGTCCTGGCGCAGCTTGTGCTGACAGCGGCAGTGGTCGGCCTCGCCACTTATCTCACGAGTTGGCAGTTGCGTAAGGCGCTCGATGCCGGCCTGCACGGAAGAGCGACAACGATTGCCGCGCTGGTGCGCTTCAGCGAGGACGAGAAGCCCACGCTCATCTTCGACAACAGCCTGGTGCCGCCGCCGCTCGATAGTGAGCATCCGGACATTTACGAGATTCTCGGGAGCAACGGGAGCATCATTGCGAAATCTCCGAACTGGCAAGGCGACCTGCCGCTGCCTCGAAATACGGACCGTTCTTACTGGACGGCGCGACTGGGGAATCAGCAGTACCGGGTGATTCGATTAAAGGAAATATCCGTACTCGATTCGGAAGGTCCCGGGACGGAGAATTCTGCAACTATCACGGTCTTTTACGCGGCCTCGACCCGCGAGATTCGCGAGCGTGAGTGGTGGGTGGCGATCTCTACCTTCCTCGGCAGCCTCGTGCTGCTCGCAATCGCGACATCAACAACGATTTGGGTGGTTCGGAAGGGACTGTCGCCGCTGTGGTCTCTCGCCAGCAGCGCGGCGCAGGTTAACGCGACGGATTGGCAACTCGGAGCCGCCGATGAGGCAAGGTCGACGGTTGAACTTGTTCCTCTTACCGAGGCCATGGACCGCATGTTGGCCACGCTGCAGGAAGCGTTCTTATCCGAGCGCGAGCTTGTGGCGAACGTCGCGCACGAGATCAAGACGCCGATCGCCGTCGTGAAGTCCACTTTACAGTTGGCGCTGCAACGGCCGCGCGGTGCTGAGGAGTATCGGCGGCAACTGGAGCATGCGCTTGATGATGTTGGACGGTTGGAATCGCTGACGCATTCGATGCTTCGCCTTGCGCGAGCCGAGCAACTGCGGGAAGGGAATGGCCGGGAAAAGCTGCCGCCGGTGGACATCGCTGCGAGCTGCGAACAGAGCGCCGACCGCTGGCGTCCGATCGCGGAAGCGAAGTCCGTGCGAATCTCGGTGAACGCCTCGAACATGGCGGAGATTCCGGGCGACGCAGATGACCTGGAATTGATCTGGAGCAACCTGCTCGACAATGCGATTCGCTACAGCCCCGCGGGCGCGGAGGTGCGAGTCTCCGTCGCGAGAGGCGATGGCCGGGTGAGAGTGGAGGTCGCCGACCAGGGACCGGGCATCGGCGAAGAGGAGCTGCAAAGAATCTTCCACCGGTTCCACCGCTCCGATGCGTCCCGCTCGCGCGAGACCGGTGGCTACGGCTTGGGTCTGGCGATCGCGAAAGCGATGGTCGAGGCTTACGGCGGCAGCATCACTGCGGAGAATTGCAGTGACGCAGGAGCGAAGTTTTCGGTCGAGCTTCCAGCCAAGTAG
- a CDS encoding DUF2461 domain-containing protein — MTDSAFFTPGVFEFLRQLKRHNDREWFAKNKMRYQQFVQEPALRFIAGFAPELTKLSPHFVADARPTRGSLFRIYRDTRFSSDKRPFKTHVGIHFSHEKGKDAHAPVFYFHLEPDNCFAAAGVWHPDAPALTKIRTAVVANPAEWKSIRKRIELEGDKLSRPPRGFDPNHEFADDLKFKDFVASIELSEKQICGAKCMQDFAGACRKMAPLVEFTTKALGFKY; from the coding sequence ATGACTGATAGCGCATTCTTTACTCCGGGAGTATTCGAATTTCTTCGTCAATTGAAGCGGCACAATGACCGCGAGTGGTTCGCGAAGAACAAAATGCGATACCAGCAGTTCGTGCAGGAACCTGCGCTGCGGTTCATCGCGGGTTTCGCACCGGAGCTTACGAAGCTCAGTCCACATTTCGTAGCTGACGCACGGCCGACGCGCGGGTCGCTGTTCCGCATCTATCGCGATACTCGATTCTCCTCCGACAAGCGGCCCTTCAAAACGCATGTTGGAATTCATTTCTCGCACGAAAAGGGCAAAGATGCGCATGCGCCGGTCTTCTATTTCCACCTCGAACCCGACAATTGCTTCGCGGCTGCCGGCGTTTGGCATCCGGACGCGCCGGCGCTGACGAAGATTCGAACGGCTGTTGTGGCGAATCCGGCGGAGTGGAAGAGCATCCGAAAGAGGATCGAGTTGGAGGGCGACAAGCTTTCGCGACCGCCCCGCGGGTTCGATCCGAATCACGAATTTGCCGACGATCTCAAGTTCAAGGACTTCGTGGCATCGATCGAGTTGAGCGAGAAGCAGATCTGCGGTGCAAAGTGCATGCAGGATTTTGCCGGAGCATGCCGCAAGATGGCTCCGCTGGTGGAATTCACGACAAAGGCGCTGGGGTTCAAGTACTAA
- a CDS encoding dienelactone hydrolase family protein has translation MGEHTKLRAEDGHEFDAYISRPNGKPTAGLVVIQEAFGVNRHIRSVVDEYGDDGFLSVAPALFDRMQRGVELGYEGEEAQYGIGLARQINPGNAVKDIAAAMSYLREQGARKVGVTGYCMGGTMAWLAATRLNPDAAVGYYGGRIAQYAGETSQCPVMLHFGKLDQHIPKEEVDKVQAAHPDVPIFWYDAGHGFNTSDRTSFNADASKLARQRSLDFLKKNLS, from the coding sequence ATGGGAGAACACACAAAGCTCAGGGCCGAGGACGGCCACGAATTCGACGCGTATATCTCTCGGCCAAATGGAAAACCGACGGCTGGACTCGTCGTCATACAGGAAGCGTTCGGCGTCAATCGTCATATTCGGTCGGTCGTCGATGAGTACGGGGACGATGGCTTTCTCTCTGTCGCTCCTGCGCTCTTCGATCGCATGCAGCGCGGAGTGGAACTGGGGTACGAGGGGGAAGAAGCGCAGTACGGCATCGGACTCGCGCGGCAAATCAATCCCGGCAATGCCGTCAAGGACATTGCCGCGGCAATGAGTTATCTACGTGAGCAGGGCGCGCGAAAAGTGGGCGTGACCGGTTACTGCATGGGCGGAACCATGGCCTGGCTCGCAGCTACCCGCCTCAACCCTGATGCCGCTGTGGGCTACTACGGCGGTCGTATCGCGCAATATGCAGGAGAAACGTCGCAGTGCCCGGTGATGCTCCACTTCGGCAAACTGGACCAGCACATTCCGAAAGAAGAGGTAGACAAGGTCCAGGCCGCGCACCCGGATGTTCCGATCTTCTGGTACGACGCCGGCCACGGCTTCAACACCAGCGATCGCACCAGCTTCAACGCCGACGCTTCAAAACTCGCGCGCCAACGATCGCTCGATTTTCTGAAGAAGAACTTATCCTAG
- a CDS encoding S9 family peptidase: MRNLFVSFVLCLIAVCGFAQQSRHPYTFDDSVTLRSASPVAVSPDGKSILYRVQFGAQKGTTNTEWDLIAPSGGDSRQLSIPEKFQPRGFTRDGSALYGTYEVGKAGQLATLPLAPAYTPAAAAATPIPLTALPRGIHSAAISPDGSHYAVLADPRLPDPLDDVHTVIEAKPTSIYVVGANGSGGAWWCSNLHDVNQVAWSPDGASLAVLSTTPKIGFHYMRSFIDVCSVAGSRHVATVDNSAGSLVWTNGGKELAFLSTTSSVLTPDHVWTVSASGGTPVDRTPKLQGSVLHISVDNKGSVWVTVERGVQAEIDAFQNGALLPTYKWAAGTIQSGIISPQISSAPEGRAMAVVDPQHTTNVAVAQGNELQRITKEGDEQLAKIALGKTRVVHWTSKEGIALEGVLTLPPNYEAGHHYPFVNLPHGGPEGNDELAFNGMAKIIAGMGYVVLQPEYRGSTGYGTEFLNAIYQHFGDRAYRDVDSATDYAVQQGWADPNRLAMFGWSAGGFMTAWTVTQTNRYKAAIEGAGITDWGSFMWTSDIQQFDYDARWPDKDPEAFSQFSAALHSENVTTPLLILHGAADERVPTYQGRELFEVMAARGKTVRMVTYPGSPHFPRKWEQIRDVFREVAAWLAKYNP, encoded by the coding sequence ATGCGCAATCTCTTTGTCTCTTTTGTTCTATGCCTCATTGCTGTCTGTGGATTCGCTCAACAATCGCGGCATCCTTACACATTCGATGATTCTGTCACGCTGCGCAGTGCGTCACCGGTTGCGGTGTCTCCGGACGGCAAGAGCATTCTCTACCGCGTGCAGTTCGGGGCGCAAAAGGGAACTACCAACACGGAGTGGGATTTGATCGCTCCGTCGGGCGGCGACTCGCGGCAGCTCAGCATTCCCGAAAAGTTTCAGCCGCGTGGGTTCACGCGCGATGGTTCGGCACTCTATGGGACATACGAGGTCGGCAAAGCGGGGCAGTTGGCGACCTTGCCGCTGGCGCCGGCCTACACCCCCGCTGCCGCCGCGGCAACTCCGATTCCGCTGACGGCACTTCCGCGAGGAATTCACTCCGCGGCGATCTCGCCTGACGGTTCGCATTACGCCGTGCTCGCCGATCCGCGCCTTCCCGACCCGCTCGACGACGTCCACACGGTAATTGAGGCAAAGCCAACCAGCATCTACGTCGTGGGTGCCAATGGATCGGGTGGAGCGTGGTGGTGTTCCAATTTGCATGACGTCAACCAGGTAGCATGGTCGCCGGATGGCGCTTCGCTCGCGGTGTTGTCGACGACGCCGAAGATCGGCTTTCACTATATGCGGTCTTTCATTGACGTTTGCAGCGTAGCAGGGTCGCGCCATGTCGCAACCGTCGATAATTCTGCTGGAAGCCTTGTGTGGACTAATGGCGGCAAGGAACTGGCGTTCTTGAGCACGACTTCGTCTGTCTTGACGCCCGATCACGTTTGGACGGTTTCGGCGAGCGGCGGAACTCCAGTGGACCGCACGCCTAAGCTGCAGGGTTCGGTGCTGCACATCTCCGTGGATAACAAAGGGAGCGTGTGGGTAACTGTCGAGCGCGGGGTCCAGGCGGAGATCGATGCCTTCCAGAATGGAGCGCTCTTGCCCACGTACAAGTGGGCTGCGGGCACGATTCAGAGCGGCATTATTTCGCCGCAGATCAGCTCTGCGCCTGAGGGGCGCGCGATGGCCGTTGTCGATCCGCAGCACACGACGAACGTTGCGGTTGCGCAAGGGAACGAGTTGCAGCGCATCACGAAAGAAGGCGACGAACAACTGGCGAAAATTGCCCTGGGCAAAACGCGGGTAGTGCACTGGACAAGCAAAGAGGGGATCGCGCTGGAAGGCGTGCTGACTCTGCCACCAAATTATGAGGCGGGCCACCACTATCCCTTTGTAAACCTGCCGCACGGCGGGCCGGAAGGGAACGACGAACTCGCGTTTAACGGCATGGCGAAGATCATCGCCGGGATGGGCTATGTGGTGCTGCAGCCGGAGTATCGTGGCTCGACCGGCTACGGCACAGAGTTCTTGAACGCCATCTACCAGCATTTCGGCGACCGCGCGTACCGCGATGTGGATAGCGCGACCGATTACGCGGTTCAGCAAGGCTGGGCGGATCCGAACCGGTTGGCGATGTTCGGCTGGAGTGCCGGCGGATTTATGACCGCATGGACGGTTACCCAGACGAATCGTTACAAGGCCGCGATTGAGGGAGCCGGCATCACCGACTGGGGCAGTTTCATGTGGACGAGCGACATTCAGCAGTTCGACTACGACGCGCGTTGGCCGGACAAGGATCCGGAAGCCTTCTCGCAATTTTCGGCTGCGCTGCATTCAGAGAATGTCACCACACCCTTGCTGATCCTGCATGGCGCCGCCGACGAGCGAGTTCCGACCTACCAGGGCCGAGAACTGTTCGAGGTAATGGCAGCCCGCGGAAAAACAGTTCGCATGGTGACGTATCCGGGTTCGCCGCACTTCCCGAGAAAGTGGGAGCAGATTCGGGATGTGTTTCGCGAAGTCGCAGCGTGGTTGGCCAAGTACAACCCGTAG
- a CDS encoding carboxymuconolactone decarboxylase family protein yields MHYHDSDDLKRLGEFKQLAPTEFSAFVEFDKIVGRDDGAIPRKYRELIAIAVACTTQCPYCLDVHTRAAKRAGATREEVTEAALLAAALRAGAAVTHGALAVKLFDQAPATQAPAESRK; encoded by the coding sequence ATGCATTATCACGATTCTGACGATTTGAAGCGTTTGGGCGAATTCAAACAACTGGCGCCGACCGAGTTTTCCGCATTTGTCGAATTCGACAAAATTGTCGGTCGCGATGACGGGGCCATTCCGCGCAAATATCGCGAACTGATTGCCATCGCAGTTGCCTGCACCACGCAGTGTCCCTACTGCCTCGACGTTCATACCCGCGCCGCGAAACGTGCCGGGGCCACGCGGGAAGAGGTGACCGAAGCGGCACTCCTCGCCGCCGCTCTTCGTGCCGGTGCGGCCGTCACACATGGAGCACTCGCCGTGAAATTGTTCGACCAGGCTCCCGCAACTCAAGCGCCAGCAGAGTCACGCAAGTAA
- a CDS encoding GGDEF domain-containing protein yields MPAAVAVRELESKLEALDGRDLYLWSIAVLVGVTISAGFLAMAVPQWWSGTLELSRRYLPGLLLGFVVLVILVNVYLLEQRLQLKRNRLELIRQLVRTEAAELTAQIDPLTETFNRRCLEALLSKEIATAERRKTALSVVMIDLDDFRGVNNTLGHATGDRVLKIAVQIMRRTLRASDSVVRYGGDEFVVVMPDTTEQQAGFALQRLLGNVVRWNQNPEIEAVHLSFSIGVTEYRSGVTVGEMIDEADRKMYETKKQHV; encoded by the coding sequence ATGCCGGCAGCGGTGGCCGTGCGCGAACTCGAATCCAAACTCGAGGCGCTGGACGGTCGCGATCTTTATTTGTGGTCTATCGCCGTCCTGGTCGGTGTTACCATCTCGGCCGGTTTTTTGGCCATGGCGGTGCCGCAGTGGTGGAGCGGCACCCTGGAGCTCTCGCGGCGATACTTGCCGGGGCTCCTTCTTGGATTCGTCGTCCTTGTCATCCTCGTCAACGTTTACCTGCTGGAACAGCGCCTGCAGCTCAAGCGTAACCGCCTTGAATTGATCCGACAGCTCGTAAGAACCGAAGCCGCGGAACTGACCGCGCAGATCGATCCGCTCACCGAAACGTTCAACCGCCGCTGCCTCGAGGCACTGTTGAGCAAGGAGATTGCGACTGCAGAGCGTCGAAAAACCGCGCTCTCCGTGGTCATGATCGACCTCGATGATTTCCGCGGCGTGAATAACACACTGGGTCATGCAACCGGAGACCGAGTGCTGAAGATCGCCGTCCAGATCATGCGCCGCACGCTGCGCGCTTCGGACTCCGTGGTTCGTTACGGCGGCGATGAATTCGTGGTGGTGATGCCGGATACCACGGAGCAACAGGCTGGGTTTGCCCTTCAGCGGCTTCTTGGAAACGTAGTGCGCTGGAACCAGAACCCCGAGATTGAGGCTGTTCACCTCTCCTTCAGCATCGGCGTAACCGAATATCGCAGCGGGGTAACGGTCGGAGAGATGATCGACGAGGCCGATCGTAAGATGTACGAAACAAAGAAGCAACACGTTTGA
- the trxA gene encoding thioredoxin, whose amino-acid sequence MASDAILEITDANFDQTVLKSDRPVMIDFWAAWCGPCRALAPIVDEVAKQYSDKIVVGKMDVDKNPATTQRFGVRSIPTLLVFKGGQVREQIVGYAPKDRIEKAIDNNLA is encoded by the coding sequence ATGGCAAGCGACGCCATTCTTGAGATTACTGATGCCAATTTTGACCAGACGGTACTCAAATCAGACCGTCCGGTAATGATCGATTTCTGGGCAGCCTGGTGCGGCCCCTGCCGCGCCCTGGCGCCAATCGTAGACGAGGTAGCCAAGCAGTATTCCGACAAGATCGTCGTCGGGAAGATGGATGTCGACAAGAATCCCGCCACCACCCAGCGTTTCGGCGTACGCAGCATCCCGACTCTCCTGGTTTTCAAGGGCGGACAGGTTCGTGAGCAGATCGTGGGCTACGCCCCGAAAGATCGCATCGAAAAGGCGATCGACAACAATCTGGCGTAA